A single region of the Sciurus carolinensis chromosome 14, mSciCar1.2, whole genome shotgun sequence genome encodes:
- the Dmac1 gene encoding distal membrane-arm assembly complex protein 1, with product MGSSLSRTLEPMKVVEPPVAASPAPPDAPEAPTSPAQEPLFNNCLSCRVLSGSGLIGAGLYVYWVARKPMKLGYAPGPGTITQMVIGISIACWGIVILTDPKGKAYRVV from the exons ATGGGTTCTTCGTTGTCCCGAACTCTGGAGCCTATGAAGGTCGTCGAGCCTCCTGTGGCCGCTTCCCCCGCACCCCCAGATGCACCCGAAGCGCCGACATCCCCTGCACAAGAGCCCTTGTTTAATAACTGCTTGAGTTGCCGGGTGCTCTCCGGGTCGGGGTTGATAGGGGCCGGCCTTTATGTCTACTGGGTGGCGCGGAAGCCCATGAAGCTGGGATACGCCCCGGGTCCAGGCACTATTACCCAGATGGTCATCGGCATCA GCATTGCTTGTTGGGGTATAGTTATCTTGACAGACCCTAAAGGAAAGGCCTACCGGGTTGTTTGA